The sequence CGTATATCCAGAAGAGATTGAGGACAAGTTGAACACGATGGCTATGGTTTCAGAGAGCATCGTGATTCAGCGTGGAGAGAAACTGGTGGCTTTGGTTCACCCTGATCAGGACGAGGTGGTAAGCTTCAGTCAGGAGGAATTGGAACACATCATGGAGCAGAACCGTCAGGAGCTTAACAACATGCTGCCTGTTTACAGCCGTATCTCGGCTATCGAACTGCATGAAGAGGAGTTCGCCAAGACACCAAAGAAGAGTATAAAACGCTACCTATATAAGAATAACTAATAGCATATGGAACATATACCTAGTTTTAACGCTCTGATTCAAAAGAGCATCATTGATAATTGGGATCGCGACGCGCTGACCGATTTTAAGGGTCAGACGCTGCAGTTTCATGACGTAGCCAGAAAAATCGAAAAGTTGCATATCCTTTTCGAAAACAGCGGCATTCAGAAGGGCGATAAGATTGCCCTCTGCGGTCGCAATTCATCACAATGGGCAGTGGCTTTCTTAGCCACACTTACCTACGGTGCTATTGCTGTGCCCATTCTGCACGAGTTTAATGCCGAGCAGGTACACAACATCGTGAACCACTCTGAAGCCCGCCTGCTGTTTGTGGGCGACCATGTGGCTACCATCATCGATCCCCAAGCCATGCCAACACTCGAGGGTATCATCAACAACCCCGATTACTCACTCATGATTTCGCGTACCGATAAATTAACCTATGCACGCGAGCATCTGAACGAGCTCTATGGTAAGAAGTTCCCCAAGTACTTCCGTAAGGAGCACGTACACTATTATATGGAGGAGAGTCCTGAGGAGTTGGCCGTAATCAACTATACGAGCGGCACAACAGGTTTCTCGAAAGGTGTTATGCTACCCTATCGCGCACTCTGGTCGAACTTCGACTTTGCCGTGAGCGTATTGGGCAATACCATCAAGGCTGGCGATAAGGTTATCTCGATGTTACCAATGGCACACATGTATGGTATGGCATTCGAATTCATATTCGAGTTCCTGTACGGTTGTCATGTGTACTATCTGAACCGTGTACCTTCGCCCGCTATCATCGCACAGGCTCTGGCTGAGATTCGTCCACGTATCGTCATCGCCGTACCTCTCATCATCGAGAAGATTATCCGCAAAAAGGTATTCCCAAAGATACAGAACAACCGTATGCGACTGCTACTGCAGATGCCTGTAATCTCAAAGAAGGTTCGCGAGATGATCTGTCAGGAAGTGCTGAAGGCCTTTGGTGGCAACATGTACGAGGTAATCATTGGTGGTGCTGCCCTGAACCAGGAGGTAGAACGATTCCTGAAGCGTATCGACTTCCCCTACACCGTAGGTTATGGCGCTACCGAGTGTGCACCTATCATCTGTTATCGCGACTGGCATACCTTTGCCACAGGTTCGTGCGGACGTGCCGCTTTGCATCAGGAGGTAAAGATTGTATCACCCGACCCACAGCGTATTCCTGGTGAGATTCTTACCAAGGGTCCAAACGTGATGTTGGGATACTATAAGAACCCTGAGGCCACAGCCGAGACTATCGACCGCGATGGCTGGTACCACACTGGCGACCTTGGTACAATGGACGCCGATGGTAATGTGTTTATCAACGGACGCTCAAAGAACATGTTGTTGGGTCCTAACGGACAGAACATCTATCCAGAGGAAATCGAGGACAAGCTGAACTCGATGACCATGGTGCTTGAGAGTGTGGTAGTACAGCGTGATAACAAACTGGTAGCTTTGGTTCACCCTGATATGGACGAGGCTAAGAATATGGGCTTCTCAGAGGAGGATCTGAAGAACATCATGGAACAGAACCGCAACGGTTTGAACGAAATGATTCCTGCTTACGAGAAGATCTCTGAAATCGAAATCCACGAAGAGGAATTCGAGAAGACACCAAAGAGAAGTATCAAACGCTACCTTTATAAATAATTAGGCACAGATTACACGGCTTTAATAAATTAAAAACACGGCTTAGTTGCTAATACTAAAGCCGTGTTTCTTTATAAAAAGAGCCGTGTAAATCCGTGCCAAATATTATTCATACCAATAGTAATACCAATAAGTACCAAAGTACTGGTCTTCTACCTTACCTTTCTGTTCCATTTTATTAGGATACTGGCGGCGCAGCTCGCGGAAGTTTTCGTAATCCTCGTCTAACAC is a genomic window of Xylanibacter ruminicola 23 containing:
- a CDS encoding AMP-binding protein, with translation MEHIPSFNALIQKSIIDNWDRDALTDFKGQTLQFHDVARKIEKLHILFENSGIQKGDKIALCGRNSSQWAVAFLATLTYGAIAVPILHEFNAEQVHNIVNHSEARLLFVGDHVATIIDPQAMPTLEGIINNPDYSLMISRTDKLTYAREHLNELYGKKFPKYFRKEHVHYYMEESPEELAVINYTSGTTGFSKGVMLPYRALWSNFDFAVSVLGNTIKAGDKVISMLPMAHMYGMAFEFIFEFLYGCHVYYLNRVPSPAIIAQALAEIRPRIVIAVPLIIEKIIRKKVFPKIQNNRMRLLLQMPVISKKVREMICQEVLKAFGGNMYEVIIGGAALNQEVERFLKRIDFPYTVGYGATECAPIICYRDWHTFATGSCGRAALHQEVKIVSPDPQRIPGEILTKGPNVMLGYYKNPEATAETIDRDGWYHTGDLGTMDADGNVFINGRSKNMLLGPNGQNIYPEEIEDKLNSMTMVLESVVVQRDNKLVALVHPDMDEAKNMGFSEEDLKNIMEQNRNGLNEMIPAYEKISEIEIHEEEFEKTPKRSIKRYLYK